The Candidatus Polarisedimenticolia bacterium genome window below encodes:
- a CDS encoding thrombospondin type 3 repeat-containing protein, with protein MGSSLKRRSLASVVLASVAVCGALALFSLATWAARDQSRPAQEREFTRQTAEFEVARKLQQPSVFERPQGRSPLAGLEARWDVSPGQRHRMIETPLGFVDPASIGELRARVPELAGAAGRRLTGQGRRGEIATGFNAIQLSEAALSTRTMDELGEDLKKLGLRVHDALESRSLLVEVPAGAEEALARAGFVEAALPWEAFFRIDPRLGRTPMLQKSRALSPDLDVIVNFFRGTDPDEARRTVEQVAGPGRAAQYSLDGLSYEATVPHSKIAQLARKSRVSFIYERAEFLLSNTETPTTAMVGNLKENLPFQKPYHDAGIDGGGIDTNLNGERVNNGTDQVPPQIVTVTDNGISGDSVQFSQTATQVFDLSHAYPATNHRKVHSIQNAGDNGTSCDGTLSGSGTHGNVVAGIIAGDGSVVGARVSKHTYNIRPRVDNLEMDGVAKGARIIMQDAATSDLCIINELLERGGNVVPGSIETRLQLAICPRSGAGAGACNGVVGGEGDAHLHVLPFGTPNFDLFLSNPTTDGTYPQEARDIDKFLVNNRDYMVFAPVGNQGTLKGQQFFSSFNGAARNQYPDLFDGTAADNDPNAIAPMQVSPPSTAKNLVSVGGHFQDVLTAFTMNLEENILNFSSKGPATAGSLRTAPIVVGVGADITGFFFGPNTVSHAVWRSRDNDSAQPVDAILDDANFGTSYAAAEVAGVAALVRDYFAQGFYPTGSRVTTDRVANVSGSLVKAAVAASANFLEEIDAEFPTINDQTLAFTRATNMGTVSGTSVGVIGNNEQGYGRPVLSSILPLANWPAGKGIGAPNTIEYPAVGLLIYDNVATGEPPINNTTTLIEHNFMVDSDSTIPSGTGGLVSRGQLRIAVAWSDPPSVAASAGSLINDLDLEVESPGPDHNINLTGDNIVYDGNNYMLGGVKRGQWSQGRAVGVTDIGDRRNPIEAVHLSADPNGDGSPADSQLYTGMWKVRVKRGTGGATPGQITVITGANEDTNPANFRLDPGEDTDGDTLLDSNGQPYGLILAGPIQGIGTQTIGGTSRTFPASTARLDRSLYGCADDVTATIFDLGTNATAVAAASTFEVVTKNGTVVDSERGFGFTAGSSNAYSSPRLPLREGLPAVQNNGILETNGNTSDEPYSVRVRYTDSPRDASASARISCAPNLVAWRFTIENEDYTQQAFIGGGCDQDQFLDAGENLTYSVTFVNTNMDHDYSDVTATLTASGPGAAAVRILNSPQSIGRIPGGQISAATFALRIDAPTANALAVANRLVDMKLTLQASSGRIQLPRQTFSFRHAINSDYETFHYSTDYPQGGVREIRDFNRNLQIDRADTTDPFLGIVLPDEDLTWSSMFIPGTAGGLVTNTLGEDTNNNGSRDQNEPDLIPNGILDKGMLFAASGPTPGSDKAPFHFDLNNGGWNGFRHPASKPGTARALSWEYVSTGVCGFQTAIPDNNPLALFQNNGAGIWHTGDGDSTTPGTGGACDNHLTAVDTSTPPGSEFVEDFVISPIIAKVHQTLDSRNLPYTAEFQRFGFNTMMQTQNENTGANFNVDNNLDDDSGNCLMCQEFDQSYGGIDYQVGFFATDTGTGFYPGSSALPYTFGPLSGDADHSLVGGGGSQFVSGDELGFTGFTQNTNPNSSSPMPEGLSNELPYPTPGAPPPPGGWTNNTEGPVRNLDFDLINYAGGFTSPVTGPGGPTSAITPFDVNPGVRWALGIGFWTVEDAANPSDYGFGIDDVVFEWDERHPLDEGAFVPPHTPACQRFGQAGQPAGQQCATLSVDRTALFECNEALTVTVNDPKRTNAGTVQVLASSESDARPFSTGVVSALHPIKSFTLTETPASSGIFIGSVSVSQALNSDTTLFVSTGDTTIQFYYQDPQCDGSGDGVVAQNDFDNLDGDGVLFNADNCKFDYNPTQADADGDGIGNICDNCPGATTPNPDQKDSDNDGVGDACDLDDIDFDGVVNQIDNCKDVYNPTQTLGQSGRGTACDSNSDRDADGFVDRLDKCVRTPNPTQADADVDGIGDACDGDCNGAHRQDLTMGSCSRSSQIQCTTQAQCPSTGICQEDPTKVCTSSSAQCTCGPLTQETCSVAGVVNSGGCSSLNDDMDVDVVPDNVDNCPVTANPPIIGGTFRQADADNDGVGDVCDSAAMVDGDNNGIPDDVVNFGLLVNCGRLVLPNLIVEAVQVNDLNGDHDAFCDSGEKCEMTMAVRNAGPIPLSDVTLYVATADKGDIQCVSKPSVKVGNLAVGERVDTANIGGQRRPFEFTVSASTQTVVAANPAKGDFTLNITSREALGTARKVGFQILLDLDLPTGVTLTKVPAPRPGMAAGTVFEDFDLDTDGGGVDLSDGRTGVPNDTIGYTVGSAQGGLNSLAGIGCGGYLIPPLDPGCIIDPDNDMQWHIHCPPGTCLATHVVGSNTTLMLTPVNGGLAYSGNNSLHWGRHTDANSRVGDTTGFRELAAFTTRPINLTPLPIAGDLQLSFFHIADMMDNIQADVPRGSAVDYGDVQIRVDVNPDPAPGSGDTWGPWDKLAPFENVYDHIPYVWSHYGARVTYCNLTPTDTGTADPAPRGTHETMCYPLGVWSHCGNAWGANTTYGCPGPGVPGSLAPPSGALWVLTRFNLTNYLGARVQIRWIGSSWEFDLNGPSQDYQTYGCGAGTCWNNSLNEDGWWVDDITVTGAITTQASPVPDPDTPPASTCPAGPDQKCNSSLNDKGFIVSLTAADANGNGIYEKGETAELSASGTTNPGGCSDGEVQFRFLKDGVLAQDFSAQAIFRDSPAADASYQVMARCSSNPACTTTTGASAAIKVYPGDGTDVFLTLTHDRATGITTLHFPARPQPPTMSGYDAFSGAQSDDGQSTTAGVPDTALSSLAILACGTGVGVLVGTDIPIALAVSQPLPNAMFYYLAGHSSVTAGAKTALGRGVNNTVRLTPPAATCP; from the coding sequence ATGGGTTCCAGCCTTAAGCGACGATCCCTGGCCAGCGTGGTGCTCGCGTCGGTTGCGGTCTGCGGCGCGCTCGCGCTCTTCAGCCTCGCCACTTGGGCCGCGCGCGACCAGTCGAGGCCCGCCCAGGAGCGTGAATTCACCCGGCAGACGGCCGAGTTCGAGGTCGCTCGCAAGCTCCAGCAGCCGTCGGTGTTCGAGAGGCCGCAGGGCCGCTCGCCGCTCGCGGGGCTCGAGGCCCGCTGGGACGTCTCCCCGGGCCAGCGACACCGGATGATCGAGACGCCGCTCGGGTTCGTCGATCCCGCCTCGATCGGGGAACTGCGGGCCCGTGTGCCGGAGCTGGCGGGAGCCGCCGGCCGCCGGCTGACCGGGCAGGGGAGGCGCGGCGAGATCGCCACAGGGTTCAACGCCATCCAGTTGAGCGAAGCGGCTCTGAGCACCCGGACCATGGACGAGCTCGGTGAGGATCTCAAGAAGCTCGGCCTGCGGGTCCACGATGCGCTGGAAAGCCGATCGCTTCTGGTCGAGGTCCCGGCGGGCGCCGAAGAGGCCCTGGCGCGCGCCGGTTTCGTCGAGGCGGCCCTTCCGTGGGAGGCCTTCTTCCGCATCGATCCGAGGCTCGGGCGGACTCCGATGCTGCAGAAATCGAGGGCCCTGAGCCCGGATCTGGACGTGATCGTGAACTTCTTCCGCGGCACGGATCCGGACGAGGCGCGGCGCACGGTCGAGCAGGTGGCGGGCCCCGGCCGGGCGGCCCAGTACTCGCTCGATGGCCTGTCGTACGAGGCGACCGTGCCCCACTCGAAGATCGCCCAGCTCGCCCGGAAGAGCCGCGTGAGTTTCATCTACGAACGCGCCGAATTCCTGCTGTCGAACACCGAAACCCCGACGACCGCGATGGTCGGCAACCTCAAGGAAAACCTGCCGTTCCAGAAGCCGTACCACGACGCCGGGATCGACGGCGGCGGCATCGACACGAACCTCAACGGCGAGCGGGTGAACAACGGCACCGACCAGGTGCCGCCCCAGATCGTCACGGTGACCGACAACGGCATCTCCGGCGACTCGGTGCAGTTCTCGCAGACGGCGACGCAGGTGTTCGATCTGTCGCACGCTTACCCCGCCACGAACCACCGCAAGGTCCACTCGATCCAGAACGCTGGGGACAACGGCACGTCGTGTGACGGGACCCTTTCGGGCAGCGGCACGCACGGCAATGTGGTGGCCGGGATCATCGCGGGAGACGGGTCGGTGGTCGGCGCGCGCGTGTCGAAGCACACCTACAACATCCGGCCGCGGGTGGACAACCTGGAGATGGACGGCGTGGCCAAGGGCGCGCGCATCATCATGCAGGACGCCGCGACGTCCGACCTGTGCATCATCAACGAACTCCTGGAGCGCGGAGGCAACGTGGTTCCCGGATCGATCGAGACCCGCCTTCAGCTGGCCATCTGCCCGCGGTCAGGGGCCGGTGCCGGCGCCTGCAACGGCGTCGTCGGCGGCGAGGGGGACGCGCACCTGCACGTCCTGCCGTTCGGCACCCCCAACTTCGATTTGTTCCTCTCGAACCCGACCACCGACGGCACCTACCCGCAGGAAGCCCGGGACATCGACAAGTTCCTGGTGAACAACCGCGATTACATGGTGTTCGCGCCGGTCGGCAACCAGGGTACGCTGAAGGGCCAGCAGTTCTTCTCTTCGTTCAACGGCGCGGCGCGCAATCAGTATCCGGATCTGTTCGACGGGACCGCGGCCGACAACGACCCGAACGCGATCGCCCCGATGCAGGTGTCGCCCCCCTCGACCGCGAAGAACCTGGTCTCGGTCGGCGGCCACTTCCAGGACGTGCTGACCGCCTTCACCATGAACCTGGAGGAGAACATCCTGAACTTCTCCTCCAAGGGACCGGCCACCGCGGGATCGCTGCGCACCGCGCCGATCGTCGTCGGCGTCGGTGCGGACATCACCGGCTTCTTCTTCGGACCCAACACCGTGTCCCACGCCGTCTGGAGGAGCCGCGACAACGACTCCGCCCAGCCGGTCGACGCCATCCTGGACGACGCGAACTTCGGGACTTCGTACGCCGCCGCCGAGGTCGCGGGCGTCGCGGCCCTCGTGCGCGACTACTTCGCGCAGGGCTTCTACCCGACCGGTTCGCGCGTGACGACGGACCGCGTGGCCAACGTCTCGGGCTCCCTGGTGAAGGCGGCGGTCGCCGCGTCGGCGAATTTCCTCGAGGAGATCGACGCGGAGTTCCCCACCATCAACGATCAGACCCTGGCCTTCACGCGCGCCACCAATATGGGCACGGTCAGCGGCACCTCCGTCGGCGTCATCGGCAACAACGAGCAGGGGTACGGGCGTCCCGTGCTGAGCTCCATCCTGCCGCTGGCGAACTGGCCGGCGGGGAAAGGAATCGGCGCGCCGAACACCATCGAGTATCCGGCGGTCGGCCTGCTGATCTACGACAACGTCGCGACCGGCGAGCCGCCGATCAACAATACCACGACGCTGATCGAGCACAACTTCATGGTCGATTCCGACAGCACCATTCCGTCCGGCACCGGCGGGCTGGTGAGCCGCGGCCAGCTGCGCATCGCTGTGGCCTGGAGCGATCCGCCGAGCGTCGCGGCCAGCGCGGGCTCCCTCATCAACGACCTCGATCTCGAGGTCGAATCCCCCGGTCCCGACCACAACATCAACCTGACCGGCGACAACATCGTCTATGACGGCAACAACTACATGCTCGGCGGCGTGAAGCGGGGCCAGTGGAGCCAGGGGCGGGCCGTGGGGGTCACGGACATCGGCGATCGGCGGAACCCGATCGAGGCGGTGCACCTGTCGGCCGACCCGAACGGGGACGGCAGTCCGGCCGATTCGCAGCTCTACACCGGCATGTGGAAGGTGCGCGTGAAGCGCGGAACCGGCGGGGCAACTCCCGGGCAGATCACGGTGATCACGGGCGCGAACGAGGACACCAACCCCGCCAACTTCCGCCTGGATCCCGGGGAGGACACGGACGGCGACACGCTCCTCGACTCGAACGGCCAGCCCTACGGCCTGATCCTGGCCGGTCCGATCCAGGGGATCGGCACGCAGACCATCGGCGGGACCTCCCGCACGTTCCCGGCCTCGACGGCCCGGCTGGACCGGAGCCTGTACGGCTGCGCGGACGACGTCACCGCCACGATCTTCGATCTCGGCACGAACGCCACGGCCGTGGCCGCCGCCTCGACCTTCGAGGTGGTCACGAAGAACGGCACCGTGGTGGACTCCGAGCGTGGCTTCGGGTTCACCGCCGGATCGAGCAACGCCTACTCCTCGCCGCGTCTGCCTTTGCGCGAAGGGCTCCCCGCCGTCCAGAACAACGGCATCCTGGAGACGAACGGGAACACGAGCGACGAGCCGTACTCGGTGCGCGTGCGCTACACCGACTCGCCGCGCGACGCGTCGGCTTCGGCCCGCATCTCCTGCGCGCCGAACCTGGTCGCCTGGCGCTTCACGATCGAGAACGAGGATTACACCCAGCAGGCGTTCATCGGAGGGGGCTGCGATCAGGACCAGTTCCTGGACGCCGGCGAGAACCTCACCTACTCGGTGACGTTCGTCAACACGAACATGGACCATGACTACTCCGACGTGACCGCGACCCTGACGGCGAGCGGCCCCGGAGCCGCCGCCGTCCGCATCCTGAATTCGCCCCAGTCGATCGGGCGGATTCCGGGAGGCCAGATCAGCGCGGCGACGTTCGCCCTGCGGATCGATGCGCCGACCGCCAACGCGCTCGCGGTCGCGAATCGCCTGGTGGACATGAAGCTGACGCTGCAGGCCTCTTCCGGCAGGATCCAGCTGCCGCGCCAGACCTTCAGCTTCCGGCACGCCATCAATTCCGACTACGAGACGTTCCACTATTCGACCGATTACCCGCAGGGAGGCGTGCGCGAGATCCGGGACTTCAACCGCAATCTCCAGATCGACCGCGCCGACACGACGGACCCGTTCCTGGGAATCGTGCTGCCGGACGAAGACCTGACCTGGAGCTCGATGTTCATCCCGGGCACCGCCGGCGGCCTGGTGACCAACACCCTCGGAGAGGACACGAACAACAACGGATCCCGGGACCAGAACGAGCCCGACCTGATCCCGAACGGCATCCTGGACAAGGGGATGCTGTTCGCGGCGAGCGGGCCCACTCCCGGGAGCGACAAGGCCCCGTTCCACTTCGATCTGAACAACGGCGGATGGAACGGCTTCCGCCACCCCGCGAGCAAGCCGGGGACGGCGCGCGCCCTGTCCTGGGAATACGTCTCGACCGGCGTGTGCGGGTTCCAGACCGCGATCCCTGACAACAATCCGCTGGCCCTGTTCCAGAACAACGGGGCCGGCATCTGGCACACCGGGGACGGCGATTCCACGACGCCGGGAACCGGAGGCGCGTGCGACAACCACCTCACCGCCGTCGACACCTCCACCCCTCCGGGCTCGGAGTTCGTCGAGGATTTCGTCATCTCGCCGATCATCGCCAAGGTGCACCAGACGCTGGACAGCCGCAACCTGCCGTACACGGCCGAGTTCCAGCGCTTCGGCTTCAATACGATGATGCAGACCCAGAACGAGAACACCGGCGCCAACTTCAACGTCGACAACAACCTCGATGACGACAGCGGCAACTGCCTGATGTGCCAGGAATTCGACCAGAGCTACGGAGGGATCGACTACCAGGTCGGCTTCTTCGCGACCGATACCGGCACGGGCTTCTATCCGGGGTCCTCCGCGCTGCCCTACACCTTCGGTCCGCTGAGTGGCGACGCCGATCATTCGCTCGTCGGCGGAGGAGGGAGCCAGTTCGTGAGCGGCGACGAACTCGGATTCACGGGTTTCACCCAGAACACCAACCCGAACAGCAGCTCGCCGATGCCGGAGGGGTTGTCGAACGAATTGCCCTACCCGACCCCCGGCGCACCGCCTCCCCCCGGGGGATGGACGAACAACACCGAGGGGCCGGTCCGCAACCTCGACTTCGACCTGATCAACTACGCCGGCGGATTCACCTCGCCGGTCACCGGCCCGGGAGGCCCGACCTCGGCGATCACGCCGTTCGACGTCAATCCGGGCGTGCGCTGGGCCCTGGGGATCGGCTTCTGGACCGTGGAGGACGCGGCCAATCCGTCCGACTACGGCTTCGGGATCGACGACGTCGTCTTCGAGTGGGACGAGCGTCACCCGCTGGACGAGGGGGCGTTCGTGCCGCCGCACACCCCGGCCTGCCAGAGATTCGGGCAGGCCGGCCAACCGGCCGGACAGCAGTGCGCCACCCTTTCGGTGGATCGGACGGCCCTGTTCGAGTGCAACGAGGCCCTGACCGTGACGGTCAACGACCCGAAGCGCACCAATGCAGGGACGGTCCAGGTCCTCGCGTCGTCCGAGAGCGACGCCCGGCCCTTCTCGACGGGGGTGGTCTCGGCCCTGCATCCGATCAAGTCGTTCACCCTGACCGAGACGCCGGCCTCGTCGGGGATCTTCATCGGCAGCGTCTCGGTGAGCCAGGCGCTCAATTCGGACACGACGCTCTTCGTGTCGACCGGGGACACCACGATCCAGTTCTACTACCAGGACCCGCAGTGCGACGGCAGCGGCGACGGGGTGGTGGCCCAGAACGACTTCGACAACCTGGACGGGGACGGCGTGCTGTTCAACGCCGACAACTGCAAGTTCGACTACAACCCGACGCAGGCGGACGCCGACGGCGACGGGATCGGCAACATCTGCGACAACTGTCCGGGTGCGACCACACCGAACCCCGACCAGAAGGATTCGGACAACGACGGCGTCGGGGATGCCTGCGATCTGGACGACATCGACTTCGACGGGGTGGTCAACCAGATCGACAACTGCAAGGACGTGTACAACCCCACCCAGACCCTGGGGCAGAGCGGCCGGGGCACGGCCTGCGATTCGAACTCCGACCGCGACGCGGACGGATTCGTCGATCGCCTCGACAAGTGCGTGAGGACCCCGAACCCCACGCAGGCCGACGCGGACGTCGACGGCATCGGCGACGCCTGCGACGGCGACTGCAACGGGGCCCACAGGCAGGACCTGACGATGGGCTCGTGCAGCCGATCCAGCCAGATACAATGCACCACCCAGGCGCAGTGCCCCTCGACCGGCATCTGCCAAGAGGACCCGACCAAGGTGTGCACCAGCTCCTCGGCGCAGTGCACCTGCGGGCCTCTCACACAGGAGACCTGCTCGGTCGCCGGCGTGGTCAACAGCGGCGGCTGCTCGAGCCTCAACGACGACATGGACGTGGACGTCGTCCCGGACAACGTTGACAACTGCCCGGTGACCGCCAACCCGCCGATCATCGGCGGAACCTTCCGCCAGGCCGACGCCGACAACGACGGAGTCGGCGATGTCTGCGACTCCGCCGCCATGGTGGACGGCGACAACAACGGCATTCCCGACGACGTCGTGAACTTCGGCCTCCTGGTCAACTGCGGCCGGCTCGTGCTCCCGAACCTGATCGTCGAGGCGGTCCAGGTCAACGATCTCAACGGCGACCACGACGCCTTCTGCGACAGCGGCGAGAAGTGCGAGATGACGATGGCCGTGAGGAACGCCGGTCCGATCCCCCTGAGCGATGTGACCCTGTACGTCGCCACGGCCGACAAGGGCGACATCCAGTGCGTGAGCAAGCCGTCCGTGAAGGTCGGCAACCTGGCGGTGGGCGAGCGCGTGGACACGGCGAACATCGGCGGCCAGCGCCGCCCGTTCGAATTCACCGTGTCGGCGAGCACGCAGACGGTCGTCGCCGCCAATCCGGCGAAGGGGGACTTCACGCTGAACATCACGTCGCGCGAAGCGCTGGGAACGGCGCGCAAAGTCGGGTTCCAGATCCTCCTCGACCTGGACCTGCCGACCGGCGTGACGCTCACGAAGGTGCCCGCCCCGCGGCCGGGCATGGCCGCCGGGACCGTGTTCGAGGACTTCGACCTCGATACGGACGGCGGCGGAGTCGACCTCAGCGACGGGCGCACCGGAGTGCCGAACGACACCATCGGGTACACGGTCGGCAGCGCCCAGGGGGGCCTGAACTCGCTCGCCGGAATCGGCTGCGGCGGCTATCTGATCCCGCCCCTGGATCCGGGGTGCATCATCGATCCGGACAACGACATGCAGTGGCACATTCACTGCCCGCCCGGGACATGCCTGGCGACGCACGTCGTGGGGTCGAACACCACCTTGATGCTGACCCCGGTCAACGGCGGGCTGGCCTATTCGGGCAACAACTCCCTCCATTGGGGACGCCACACCGACGCGAACAGTCGCGTGGGCGACACCACGGGATTCCGGGAGCTCGCGGCGTTCACCACGAGGCCGATCAACCTGACGCCGCTTCCGATCGCGGGCGACCTGCAGTTGTCGTTCTTCCACATCGCCGACATGATGGACAACATCCAGGCCGACGTTCCGCGCGGCTCGGCGGTGGACTACGGCGACGTGCAGATCCGCGTCGACGTCAACCCGGATCCGGCCCCGGGCAGCGGCGACACCTGGGGGCCCTGGGACAAGCTGGCCCCGTTCGAGAACGTCTACGATCACATTCCGTACGTCTGGAGCCATTACGGCGCCCGGGTCACCTACTGCAACCTGACCCCGACCGACACCGGCACGGCGGATCCCGCACCGCGCGGCACGCACGAGACCATGTGCTATCCGCTGGGAGTCTGGTCGCACTGCGGCAACGCCTGGGGGGCGAACACGACCTACGGCTGCCCGGGCCCGGGCGTCCCGGGGAGCCTGGCGCCGCCGAGCGGCGCCCTCTGGGTGCTGACCCGGTTCAACCTGACGAACTACCTCGGCGCGCGGGTGCAGATCCGCTGGATTGGCTCGAGCTGGGAGTTCGATCTCAACGGCCCGTCTCAGGACTACCAGACCTACGGCTGCGGCGCCGGCACCTGCTGGAACAACAGCCTGAACGAGGACGGCTGGTGGGTGGATGACATCACGGTCACGGGAGCCATCACCACCCAGGCGTCGCCCGTGCCGGATCCAGACACGCCGCCGGCATCGACCTGCCCGGCCGGTCCGGATCAAAAGTGCAATTCGAGCCTGAACGACAAGGGCTTCATCGTGAGCCTGACGGCCGCAGACGCCAACGGCAACGGCATCTACGAGAAAGGGGAGACGGCCGAGCTGTCGGCGAGCGGCACCACCAACCCCGGCGGATGCTCGGACGGCGAGGTGCAGTTCAGGTTCCTGAAGGACGGCGTCCTCGCGCAGGACTTCTCGGCGCAGGCGATCTTCCGGGATTCACCGGCCGCCGATGCCTCGTACCAGGTGATGGCGCGTTGCAGCAGCAATCCGGCCTGCACCACGACGACGGGCGCCAGCGCCGCGATCAAGGTCTACCCGGGCGACGGCACGGACGTCTTCCTGACCCTGACGCACGATCGCGCCACCGGCATCACGACCCTGCACTTCCCGGCGCGGCCGCAGCCGCCGACCATGTCCGGCTACGATGCGTTCAGCGGCGCGCAGTCCGATGACGGCCAGTCGACCACGGCCGGTGTTCCCGACACGGCGTTGAGCTCGCTGGCCATCCTGGCCTGCGGCACCGGCGTCGGCGTGCTGGTCGGGACCGACATCCCGATCGCGCTGGCCGTGTCTCAGCCGCTGCCGAACGCCATGTTCTACTACCTCGCCGGCCACAGCAGCGTGACGGCGGGGGCGAAGACGGCCCTCGGGCGCGGGGTCAACAACACGGTCCGCCTGACGCCGCCAGCGGCCACCTGTCCGTAG
- a CDS encoding aspartate aminotransferase family protein: protein MRRRSEDGLLPTRRRAGRYGRRLLAVTLDHIYGGARPTYSGASIADLDRLFDEPLPERGRSPERVLEECRRTIFRHSMHMSHPRIFGLFNPAPLPVAAFAELPAAFLNQSVDAWKAAPAATHLEMRLIRWMNDRIGFGPKAFGVFTSGGGVANTIALKMARDRVSGIGARRHGLSSRLVGRLRVYASDQAHFSVARSLDLLGLGEDALVRIAVDGRMKMRPDRLDEAIRKDRSRRLVPMAVVATAGTTNTGHIDPLRATARVARAHRLHFHVDAAYGGAFLVSDRYRERLGGIEQADSVTIDPHKWLFQPFSLGGLFVRNGRALNDSFRIEPGYLKKALEAEPERLDFYHYSLEGSRPFRGLKLWFTLKTLGRRGLGRLVDRTMDVAGHLERRVRESDCFEPFPAPMECASVCFRYLPGWARRAPAGTLQRPAVRDRLNRAQVRIQQTVEKGGFAWFPTIAMGRIVYFRFGVFNYLTRREDVDAVLGHIQMTASSLRF, encoded by the coding sequence TTGAGACGACGCTCCGAGGATGGGCTCCTTCCGACGCGACGACGCGCCGGCCGTTACGGCCGGAGGCTTCTCGCGGTCACCCTCGATCACATCTACGGAGGGGCGCGCCCGACGTACAGTGGCGCCTCGATCGCCGACCTCGACCGACTGTTCGACGAGCCGCTCCCCGAGCGCGGCCGGAGCCCGGAGCGGGTGCTCGAGGAGTGCCGCCGCACGATCTTCCGTCATTCGATGCACATGTCCCACCCGAGAATCTTCGGCCTGTTCAACCCCGCGCCCCTGCCGGTGGCGGCCTTCGCGGAACTGCCGGCCGCCTTCCTGAACCAGTCGGTCGACGCCTGGAAGGCCGCCCCAGCCGCCACGCACCTCGAAATGCGGCTGATCCGCTGGATGAACGACCGGATCGGGTTCGGGCCGAAGGCCTTCGGCGTGTTCACCAGCGGGGGAGGGGTGGCCAACACCATCGCGCTCAAGATGGCGCGCGATCGCGTTTCGGGGATCGGAGCGAGACGGCACGGACTGTCGTCCCGTCTGGTCGGAAGGCTCCGGGTGTACGCCTCGGACCAGGCGCACTTTTCCGTCGCCCGCTCCCTCGACCTGCTCGGACTGGGGGAGGACGCCCTGGTGCGCATCGCGGTCGACGGGCGGATGAAGATGCGCCCCGATCGGCTGGACGAGGCGATTCGCAAAGACCGCTCCCGCCGGCTGGTGCCGATGGCGGTCGTGGCGACCGCCGGGACCACCAACACCGGACACATCGATCCGCTGCGAGCCACGGCCCGGGTGGCGCGTGCGCATCGCCTGCATTTCCATGTGGACGCGGCCTACGGAGGGGCGTTCCTGGTCTCCGACCGGTACCGCGAGCGGCTCGGCGGCATCGAGCAGGCCGACAGTGTCACCATCGACCCGCACAAGTGGCTGTTCCAGCCGTTCAGCCTGGGCGGGCTCTTCGTCAGAAACGGCCGGGCCCTGAACGACAGCTTCCGGATCGAGCCGGGTTACCTGAAGAAGGCGCTCGAGGCGGAACCCGAGCGGCTCGATTTCTATCATTATTCGCTCGAGGGGTCGCGACCGTTCCGCGGCCTGAAGCTCTGGTTCACCCTCAAGACGCTGGGACGCCGGGGCCTGGGACGTCTGGTCGACCGGACCATGGACGTCGCCGGGCACCTCGAGCGACGGGTGCGGGAATCGGACTGCTTCGAGCCGTTTCCGGCGCCCATGGAGTGCGCCAGCGTCTGCTTTCGCTACCTGCCGGGTTGGGCGAGAAGAGCCCCGGCCGGAACCCTGCAGCGCCCCGCCGTGCGGGACCGGCTGAACCGTGCCCAGGTCCGCATCCAGCAGACGGTCGAGAAGGGCGGATTCGCCTGGTTCCCGACCATCGCGATGGGGCGGATCGTCTACTTCCGTTTCGGCGTGTTCAATTACCTCACCCGCCGGGAGGACGTGGACGCCGTCCTGGGGCACATCCAAATGACGGCCTCCTCGCTGCGATTCTGA